A DNA window from Actinomadura coerulea contains the following coding sequences:
- a CDS encoding GlsB/YeaQ/YmgE family stress response membrane protein, producing the protein MLTTILWFIVVGAVIGALARLVVPGRNPIGILLTVLVGIAGAILGGVVADALGAGMLVAFVFAVVIAALGVAALTTMHTRGRGRGHGWRTRRRSY; encoded by the coding sequence ATGCTCACCACGATCCTTTGGTTCATCGTCGTCGGTGCCGTCATCGGTGCACTCGCGCGGCTGGTCGTGCCGGGCCGCAATCCGATCGGCATCCTGCTCACGGTCCTCGTCGGCATCGCCGGCGCGATACTCGGCGGCGTCGTCGCGGACGCGCTGGGGGCGGGCATGCTCGTCGCCTTCGTCTTCGCGGTGGTGATCGCCGCGCTGGGCGTGGCGGCGCTCACCACGATGCACACGCGCGGTCGCGGCCGCGGCCACGGCTGGCGGACCCGCCGCCGGAGCTACTGA
- a CDS encoding TetR family transcriptional regulator, which yields MTATPDARPRGTRLPRLARRKQLLGAAQEVFVAQGYHAAAMDEIAERAGVSKPVLYQHFPGKLELYLALLDEHAEALVKIVREALESTTDNKLRVQASMQAFYDFVAGDGEAYRLVFESDLRNVAPVRARVDRANQQCAEMIAQVIAEDTNAPAEEAHLLGMGLVGMAEVSARFWLSQHRSIPKDTAEKIIARLAWRGISGFPRTTDQA from the coding sequence GTGACCGCGACCCCGGACGCCCGCCCCCGTGGCACGAGGCTGCCACGACTGGCGCGCCGCAAGCAGTTGCTCGGCGCGGCCCAGGAGGTGTTCGTCGCCCAGGGGTACCACGCCGCGGCGATGGACGAGATCGCCGAGCGCGCGGGTGTCAGCAAGCCCGTGCTCTACCAGCACTTCCCGGGCAAGCTGGAGCTGTACCTGGCGCTGCTGGACGAGCACGCCGAGGCCCTGGTGAAGATCGTCCGCGAGGCGCTGGAGTCCACCACGGACAACAAGCTGCGCGTGCAGGCGAGCATGCAGGCCTTCTACGACTTCGTGGCGGGCGACGGCGAGGCCTACCGGCTGGTGTTCGAGTCCGACCTGCGCAACGTCGCGCCCGTCCGCGCCCGCGTCGACCGCGCCAACCAGCAGTGCGCCGAGATGATCGCGCAGGTCATCGCCGAGGACACCAACGCCCCCGCCGAGGAGGCGCACCTGCTCGGCATGGGCCTGGTCGGCATGGCCGAGGTCAGCGCCCGCTTCTGGCTCTCCCAGCACCGGTCGATCCCCAAGGACACCGCGGAGAAGATCATCGCCCGGCTCGCCTGGCGCGGCATCTCCGGCTTCCCCCGCACCACCGACCAAGCCTGA
- a CDS encoding DUF3107 domain-containing protein: protein MQVRIGVQNVAKELVVDTDQTADEVQDALGAALADAHGVLVLKDRRAGRVVIPAARVGYLEIAEDEQRSVGFGTKYT, encoded by the coding sequence GTGCAGGTTCGCATCGGGGTCCAGAACGTGGCCAAGGAACTGGTGGTCGACACCGACCAGACGGCCGACGAGGTGCAGGACGCGCTCGGCGCGGCGCTCGCCGACGCGCACGGCGTGCTGGTGCTGAAGGACCGCCGCGCCGGCCGGGTCGTCATCCCCGCCGCCCGCGTCGGCTACCTGGAGATCGCCGAGGACGAGCAGCGCAGCGTGGGCTTCGGCACGAAGTACACCTGA